The window ATCAGACGCTACGGCTTCCACGGAACAAGCCACAGGTACGTATCGATGAGAACGGCAGAAATCCTCGGACTTGATTACCACAAGGCAAAAATTATTACAGTCCACCTTGGAAACGGTGCTTCCGTTGCAGCTGTTATGAACGGGCACAGTATCGATACTTCCATGGGATTCACACCGCTCGAAGGTCTCGTGATGGGAACAAGGTGTGGAGATATCGATCCGTCGATCGTTACCTTCCTCATGGAGAGAGAGGGCTTAACAGCCGAAGAAGTCTACACGATACTGAACAAAAAGAGCGGTGTTCTCGGTCTGACGGACGGATTCAGCTCGGATATGAGGGACATAGAGGACAAGGCACTCGAAGGAGATCCCGTTTGCAGACTCGCACTCGATATTTACGAGTACAGGATTGCAAAGTACATCGGCGCATATGTTGCTGCGATGAACGGAGTTGATGCCATAGCTTTCACGGCCGGTGTTGGTGAAAACTCCCCCATCACCAGAAAGGAGATCTGTGAAAATTACTTGGGTTACCTTGGTATAAAGATCGACGATGAGAAGAACAACGTAAAGGGCGAGGAAAGGATTATCTCCACACCTGATTCGAAAGTGAAAGTTCTCATCGTGCCAACGAACGAGGAACTTATGATTGCACGCGATACCAAGGAAATCATTGAAAAAGGTTTGAAACAGCTTGAATACTGATGAACGTTAAATTGAAATTCAGAATGACAGACGGCCCAGCGTTTGGGCCGTCTTCTTTTATTCTGTTTTTAAAAATAAAGTGTGCACGCCAGTGGCGTGCACACCAGGAAAGGATATTCGCCTCCCACCTATCCCCAGTACCCCCATTCTCGTCAAATATTTTAACAAATGATACCACGCCATGTCAAATTTTCATCGGAACTTTCTTAGGATGATGCCGAAAATAGGCATGGTTACACGCATTTGACAACTTTTGTAGGAACACGAGCTTCCGGCTTGACTTACCACAGTGTTTTTGGTAGAATACCTACCAGAATGCACTTTTCAAACGTAACGGGAAGGGTGGTTAATTTGGTCCAGCGAGGCCAAAACCGCGAATCAAGGCAACTTTGCCTAAAAAATTCGGAGAGACACACGCATGTTCTCAAGGTTGAAAGTCAACCAAAATGCATCGCTTTTCAAAAGTCCTTGATTATTTTCAATTTTTGGGAGGACTCGTACGAGTCCTCCCTTTTATTTTCTTTTATTTTGCTCACACCTGTTCGTTGAACACTGGAGGTATAGTCTATGCTGATTTACGATCCGGTTGAGAGAAAGACGTCGAGTGTCGAAGAAGCGCTTATCGATTTCCCCGAAAAAATACCAATGCACTCGGAGCGTTTGCTACTCACCTATCCACTCGTGGATCTTCACACGCACGTTCGGCTCAACAACGGCGAGGATTACAACTCCTTGGAAAAAGCTTCGATACGCGGTGGTTTCGTTGTGGTGAACATCCAGCCGAATACAAACCCACCAATCTCCAGCGAAGATGTTTTGAGGCATCACAAAGAACTTTCAAATGGAAAAAAGGTGTTGTTTTTACACACGGTGAGTTTCTTCGGAGAGATATCGGACTTGGGAGCCCTGGAAGTTGAAGGAATCTCCGGTTGGTCGACCGATGGGTTGAGGTACCATTCCGAAGAGCTCCTCCGTGCGTACTTAAACAAGAAACCCGCCTTGCTCTTTGACCACAGCCAGCTACACGAACTTCCAGGTGATTTCTACGTTGGCTCACCACTTCCGAACGCTCGAAGGCCGTACTCGAACGAAGCAATCGCCATATTTCGGACGGTGACTATGGGACTTGAATTTGGGTTTAACCGTTTTCACATCCAGCACGTATCAACAGCCGAATCGCTTGAAACGATAGAGTACCTTCGAAGGAGGGCAAAAATTACCTGCGAGCTCACTCCTCACCACTGTTACTTTTTGCCGGAAATGATCGACCATCCAAACCAAAAGATCAACCCTCCAATTTCGAAAGACCGCGACGTTCTCAGGGATGCCCTTAGAAAGGGTATAATCGATGTTCTCACGACGGACCATGCACCTCATCCGGAGAAACCTGAGACCTTCCAAGATGCACCGTACGGAAGTTCGCACATCGAGGTTGCACTTTCAGTTTACCTGATGGTTTTCGAAGACTTCAAACTCGTTATCGATAAACTCACGGTTGCACCACTCCGGGTGATCGGGGCGAGCTTTGAAAGCCTGGGTTTGCGATTTCCACAGGATTCTATCTTGATAGACCTCGATGCGGAGTTTACTGTGGATAGCTCGACATTCGAGAGTAAAGGAAAGAACTGCGCGTTCAACGGTTGCGTTCTCCGTGGTAAGGTGATTGGGTTTAGAAGAAACGGAAGGTGGGTGTACTGGGATGGCCAGTTTCTTGAAAATTGAACCGGGAAAGATTAAAAGGTACTTTCTTTCAAAAACACGGGTATTTGAGATTACAACTGATACGTTCTTCGTGGTCTTCGAAGAAACTGTTGATTTCAAGCCAGGTCAGTTTGCGATGGTGGGTACGGAAACAACGTTGACAAGAAAACCTTTTACACTTGGTCTTTGGGATGGGAGGTTGGCCATCAGCGTTAAAGTAGTCGGAGAAGGTTCAAGGTACATAGTCGAAACCGACAAACCGATTGAAATAATTGCACCTCTGGGCAATCCGTTCAGGCCCCCAGAAACCAAGGGTGCGGTGCTTGTGGCTCCATCGTGCGTTGCGGAGGGGATTCACCTTGCGGAAACCTTCGACGCAGACCTGTATATATGTTCAAAAACACCACTTAATGCAGAGTTCTTGGCCATGGTCACCGCAGAACTTGACAGGGTTAAGTGCGTTGTTGGTGATGAGGCCTTCATCAGGCTTCTCGATGAAATTACCGAAAAAGGTTATCCATGGATTTTTGTAAGCGGCTCAAAGAAGATGGAAGAGATCGCGTACAAGAGAATTCGATCAAAGTCAAAAGAAATTGAAGTGTACCTATCACTCAACGAATACATGGGCTGCGGCATAGGCGCGTGCAAGTCGTGTGCGGTTGAGACCGTTGATGGAATAAAGCACGTGTGTACGGACGGCCCTGTTTTCAGAGGTGATGCGGTGTGGACAACTCAGTGAATCGTGAAGGGAGATTGGAATTGAGTGTACCTGTCATCATCGCATCCGGACCTGCTGGATTTGGTGAGTACGGAAAGCTGGAGGATTTCCCATGGCAGGATGTTGGTGCGTTCACGCTGAAGACGGTGACGTTTAAAAAGAAGGAAGGCAACAAGCCTCCGAGGATGTACGCAAAAGATGGGTATGTGATTAACCGTATCGGACTGGAGAACCCAGGGATACACGAATTTCTCGAAGTCCTGCAAGCTGGGGAATTCGATTGGCTCTTTGAAAAAACATCCGTCATTTTGAGCTTAGGTGGAGATAGCTTCGAGGAGTACGTTGAGATTTCAAAGTTGATCAAACCGTACGCAAATCGCTTTAAGGCTATAGAATACAACTTCTCGTGTCCTAACGTGAAGCACGGAGGATTATCCATAATTGCAAACAAAGACGAGTGGATAAAGTTACTTTACGAAATAAGAACGGTACTCGACGAGGAGTTCCTGATTGCGAAACTTGGAATCGAAGGTGGATTCGTTGAGCATCAAGCGAAAATCGTTTCGGAGGCCGGTTGGGATGGTGTTACCGTGATAAACACCGTGCGCGGATTAATGTTCAACGACGAAGGTGAGATGATCGTCGGTGGTTTGTCCGGGCCCAACTTGCTTCCGATCGCACTCAGGGCCGTTTTTGAAGTTCGAAAAATGAACCCTGAGCTGTACATCATCGCTTCTGGAGGGATTTACACAGGGGATGACGCTATAAAAATGCTCAAGGTTGGTGCGGATGCGGTGAGTGTGGGGAGTTTACTTTTCAAGAACGAGAAAATGATCTCACAAATCGCGAACCGCGTTCGGGAATACCTTGGAAATTCAAATTAAGATGCCAGCAAGTCAAGAAGGAGGGGTTTAGATGAACGTTGTTACGAAGCCGGTTCTCAGTTTGGATATGGAGGATCCTATCGAATTTATCAACCGATTCGGAACATTCGAGTACGTCAAGGTCGGTCACAACTTGGCTGTCCACGGAAGGCGCGTACTGGACTACTTTGCCGAGCACAACTTAAAAGTTATCCTCGACCTCAAATTTGCGGACATCCCGAGTACCGTGGCAAGGTCTATCAAGAGTTGGGACCATCCGGCAATAGTTGGCTTTACCGTCCACGCGTGTGCCGGAGTGCAAAGTGTGCTTGCAGCACTCGACTCGACCGAAAAGATTATATTCTCCGTTATAAAACTCACATCCATGCCAGGTTCTCTCGAAGATTACATCCAAAAAATAGAAGGCCTTGCGCGTTTTGGTTCTTCGTTTGTACTACCTGGCCCGTGGGCTATAAAGCTACGAAACAAGATAGGTGGAAAAATCCTCGTTCCCGGAATAAGGATGGAACGTGGACGCGACGATCAAAAAGACGTTGTCTCCTTGGACGACGTAGTGGGTTACGCCGACTTTGCAGTGCTCGGAAGGGAAGTGTACAAGGCAAAAAATCCAGCTGAGAAGATGGAAGTAATAGCGAGAAAGTACGGTGCCGAGTATTTCAGGCCAAAACTCGGAGTAAAAGAGGTGGTCTGCAATGGATGAAATCAGGGAAATACTCGAAAAAACCGGGGCACTCTTGTCCGGGCATTTCATCCTATCTTCCGGCCTACATTCACCCAACTACGTCCAGTGTGCCAAGGTTTTCGAATATCCTTCTTACGGTGAGCTCGTTGGTAAACACTTAGCTGAAAAGATCCTCGCACTTGGTTTGAAACCTACCGTGGTCGTTGGTCCAGCGCTCGGAGGTGTTATCGTGGCCTATGAGGTGGGAAAATTCTTGGGCAGTCGTGCAATATTTACCGAACGCGAGGATGGGGTGATGAAACTTCGACGCGGATTTGAACTTTCCGAGAATGATAATGTTATAATTGTTGAGGACGTGGTCACAACCGGAAAGTCAACAAAAGAGGTCGAAGAAGTTGTTTTGAGCTACGGAGCAAATGTCGTTGCGTACGCAAGTATTATCAACCGGAGTGGTAGTGAAAATCCTTTCGATAAGCCATACGTCTATCTTCTGAAACTCGACTTTCCAACCTACGATCCAAACGACTGCCCATTGTGTCGAGACGGAATACCAGCGATCAAGCCCGGATCGAGAAAGATAAAGTAAGACACTCTGGGGAACGGGGTGCAACCAATGGAACTTAGGGAGAAGATCAAGCACGTTGCTGAACTTGTTAAAAAATCAAGAAACGTAGTGTTCTTAACGGGCGCCGGTATCAGTGTTCCAAGTGGCATACCGGATTTCAGAAGCTCGAACGGTCTGTACGCAAAGTACGGCCAGGAAATTTTCGACATAGACCATTTTCACGCACACCCTGACAAATTTTATGCCTTCGCAAAAGAAGGTTTAATTTCGATGCTCGATTGTCAGCCAAATGCCGCACACAAACTCATCGCGGAACTCGAAGAAAAAGGTTACGTAAGAGGTGTCATCACCCAGAACATCGATGGCCTACACCAGAAAGCTGGTTCAAAGAACGTTGCC is drawn from Fervidobacterium thailandense and contains these coding sequences:
- a CDS encoding dihydroorotase encodes the protein MLIYDPVERKTSSVEEALIDFPEKIPMHSERLLLTYPLVDLHTHVRLNNGEDYNSLEKASIRGGFVVVNIQPNTNPPISSEDVLRHHKELSNGKKVLFLHTVSFFGEISDLGALEVEGISGWSTDGLRYHSEELLRAYLNKKPALLFDHSQLHELPGDFYVGSPLPNARRPYSNEAIAIFRTVTMGLEFGFNRFHIQHVSTAESLETIEYLRRRAKITCELTPHHCYFLPEMIDHPNQKINPPISKDRDVLRDALRKGIIDVLTTDHAPHPEKPETFQDAPYGSSHIEVALSVYLMVFEDFKLVIDKLTVAPLRVIGASFESLGLRFPQDSILIDLDAEFTVDSSTFESKGKNCAFNGCVLRGKVIGFRRNGRWVYWDGQFLEN
- the pyrF gene encoding orotidine-5'-phosphate decarboxylase, with amino-acid sequence MNVVTKPVLSLDMEDPIEFINRFGTFEYVKVGHNLAVHGRRVLDYFAEHNLKVILDLKFADIPSTVARSIKSWDHPAIVGFTVHACAGVQSVLAALDSTEKIIFSVIKLTSMPGSLEDYIQKIEGLARFGSSFVLPGPWAIKLRNKIGGKILVPGIRMERGRDDQKDVVSLDDVVGYADFAVLGREVYKAKNPAEKMEVIARKYGAEYFRPKLGVKEVVCNG
- a CDS encoding oxidoreductase encodes the protein MASFLKIEPGKIKRYFLSKTRVFEITTDTFFVVFEETVDFKPGQFAMVGTETTLTRKPFTLGLWDGRLAISVKVVGEGSRYIVETDKPIEIIAPLGNPFRPPETKGAVLVAPSCVAEGIHLAETFDADLYICSKTPLNAEFLAMVTAELDRVKCVVGDEAFIRLLDEITEKGYPWIFVSGSKKMEEIAYKRIRSKSKEIEVYLSLNEYMGCGIGACKSCAVETVDGIKHVCTDGPVFRGDAVWTTQ
- the ackA gene encoding acetate kinase: MRVLVVNCGSSSIKYQFLDMDTEQVLCKGLAERIGIPGSRIVHKKGEEKTIVEKPMKDHEEALKYVLELITDEKVGGVKDLREIDAVGHRVVHGGEKFTGSVLIDDEVIRALEEYSYLAPLHNPPNIMGIRAIMKLLPGVPNVAVFDTAFHSKMPAKAYLYAIPYEYYKKYKIRRYGFHGTSHRYVSMRTAEILGLDYHKAKIITVHLGNGASVAAVMNGHSIDTSMGFTPLEGLVMGTRCGDIDPSIVTFLMEREGLTAEEVYTILNKKSGVLGLTDGFSSDMRDIEDKALEGDPVCRLALDIYEYRIAKYIGAYVAAMNGVDAIAFTAGVGENSPITRKEICENYLGYLGIKIDDEKNNVKGEERIISTPDSKVKVLIVPTNEELMIARDTKEIIEKGLKQLEY
- the pyrE gene encoding orotate phosphoribosyltransferase, with the translated sequence MDEIREILEKTGALLSGHFILSSGLHSPNYVQCAKVFEYPSYGELVGKHLAEKILALGLKPTVVVGPALGGVIVAYEVGKFLGSRAIFTEREDGVMKLRRGFELSENDNVIIVEDVVTTGKSTKEVEEVVLSYGANVVAYASIINRSGSENPFDKPYVYLLKLDFPTYDPNDCPLCRDGIPAIKPGSRKIK
- a CDS encoding dihydroorotate dehydrogenase; translated protein: MDNSVNREGRLELSVPVIIASGPAGFGEYGKLEDFPWQDVGAFTLKTVTFKKKEGNKPPRMYAKDGYVINRIGLENPGIHEFLEVLQAGEFDWLFEKTSVILSLGGDSFEEYVEISKLIKPYANRFKAIEYNFSCPNVKHGGLSIIANKDEWIKLLYEIRTVLDEEFLIAKLGIEGGFVEHQAKIVSEAGWDGVTVINTVRGLMFNDEGEMIVGGLSGPNLLPIALRAVFEVRKMNPELYIIASGGIYTGDDAIKMLKVGADAVSVGSLLFKNEKMISQIANRVREYLGNSN